In Methanococcoides sp. AM1, one genomic interval encodes:
- the radA gene encoding DNA repair and recombination protein RadA, whose translation MSEVLLEDLDNVGPATAQKLKDAGFTTVEAIAVASPAELANSAEIGESTAAKIINAARQAADIGGFETGDLVLERRKLVGKLTTGCEEFDEMMGGGIESQSITEMYGEFGCGKTQVAHQLAVNVQLPPEQGGLGGSVVIIDTENTFRPERITQMVKGLSEKHGVEYDPEEFLKNIHVARAYNSNHQILLVDSASELANELKDSEMPVRLLIVDSLTAHFRAEYIGRGTLADRQQKLNKHLHGIQRFGDLFNSCVVVTNQVMSKPDAFFGDPTKPIGGHILGHTATFRLYIRKSKGDKRIVKLVDSPNLPDGEAIMSITTDGLGDA comes from the coding sequence ATGAGTGAAGTTTTATTGGAAGATCTTGATAATGTGGGGCCGGCGACGGCACAGAAACTTAAGGACGCCGGTTTTACTACGGTGGAGGCCATCGCTGTGGCATCCCCTGCAGAACTTGCCAACAGTGCTGAGATAGGAGAGTCCACTGCAGCCAAGATCATCAACGCTGCCAGGCAGGCTGCGGATATTGGGGGTTTTGAGACCGGGGACCTTGTGCTTGAGCGCAGGAAACTCGTGGGCAAGCTCACCACCGGGTGCGAGGAGTTCGACGAGATGATGGGCGGTGGCATTGAGAGCCAGTCCATCACAGAGATGTACGGCGAGTTCGGCTGTGGTAAGACCCAGGTCGCCCATCAGCTGGCCGTGAACGTGCAGTTGCCTCCGGAGCAGGGTGGACTGGGCGGTTCTGTTGTGATCATCGATACTGAGAACACCTTCAGACCTGAGAGGATCACACAGATGGTCAAGGGGCTTTCCGAGAAACACGGCGTGGAGTATGATCCTGAGGAGTTCCTCAAGAACATCCACGTGGCACGTGCTTACAATTCCAATCACCAGATACTTCTTGTGGATTCGGCCTCCGAGCTTGCCAACGAGCTTAAGGATTCCGAGATGCCTGTCCGTCTTTTGATCGTGGATTCCCTCACTGCCCACTTCAGGGCAGAGTATATTGGTAGGGGTACGCTTGCCGACAGGCAGCAGAAGCTCAACAAGCATCTTCACGGCATCCAGCGCTTCGGTGACCTGTTCAACTCCTGCGTGGTCGTTACCAACCAGGTCATGTCCAAGCCGGATGCATTCTTCGGGGACCCCACCAAGCCTATCGGCGGTCACATCTTGGGCCACACAGCCACCTTCAGGCTGTACATCAGGAAGTCCAAAGGGGACAAGAGAATCGTCAAGCTGGTGGACTCACCCAACCTTCCGGATGGCGAGGCCATCATGTCCATCACCACGGACGGACTTGGTGATGCATGA
- a CDS encoding GNAT family N-acetyltransferase: protein MPSTKIRPLEEKDFSELAEFLKEGFGTSPDIWHRRFDMWWINNPWADKSIPYGWVIEDEKSEIVGFLGNVLVKYQIKGRDDLAAAGTSLYVRPSVRGVTSIQLTLSFDRQKNIKLLLHTTPNEIAAEIYSKFGSTDIDVPFNNLEYWHIRDYGKIFDLYVQTSIISHNLLPLMKGLLPPIKLISPIGQWFSDKRTLKPQPNHYKCSLCTDCGDSFTQLWENNRKENVTTLCRDAETLRWLYFSKAVADKRHLVKCTDTRNDELVAYFIFDIECPEKDIKIMKMKDAYIPQFEEEIILSLIEFSMNLAKKHNVAASVFWSFDQKMDEILKKRIKIKRKHKRPYLYYFVNEEDRPHLDGHEDHEFIPSPIDPDRGVI, encoded by the coding sequence ATGCCATCAACAAAGATACGTCCACTGGAGGAAAAGGACTTTTCGGAACTGGCAGAGTTCTTGAAAGAGGGATTTGGCACCTCACCTGATATATGGCATCGTCGTTTCGATATGTGGTGGATCAACAATCCCTGGGCAGACAAGTCCATCCCATATGGCTGGGTAATTGAAGACGAGAAATCGGAAATTGTTGGTTTTCTGGGGAATGTCCTTGTAAAATATCAGATCAAAGGAAGAGATGATCTCGCTGCAGCCGGTACATCACTATATGTCCGACCTTCGGTACGAGGAGTTACCAGCATTCAGTTGACACTGTCATTTGACAGACAGAAAAATATTAAGCTCCTGCTACATACTACACCAAATGAGATCGCGGCAGAGATATACTCCAAATTTGGATCTACTGATATCGATGTTCCGTTTAATAATTTAGAATACTGGCATATTCGGGATTATGGGAAAATTTTTGACCTATATGTACAAACTAGCATTATATCCCACAATCTGTTACCTTTAATGAAAGGTTTATTACCCCCCATTAAGTTGATCTCACCTATTGGTCAATGGTTCAGCGACAAGAGAACCTTAAAGCCACAACCGAATCATTACAAATGTTCTCTATGCACAGATTGTGGGGATTCGTTCACACAACTATGGGAGAACAACAGAAAGGAAAATGTAACAACACTATGTCGAGATGCAGAAACACTGAGATGGTTATACTTTTCAAAAGCTGTCGCTGACAAAAGGCATCTGGTCAAATGCACAGATACCCGAAATGATGAACTGGTCGCATATTTTATATTTGATATTGAATGTCCTGAAAAGGATATAAAGATCATGAAAATGAAAGATGCCTATATACCACAATTCGAAGAAGAAATAATTTTATCATTAATTGAATTCTCAATGAATCTTGCAAAAAAACACAATGTTGCTGCATCAGTATTCTGGTCGTTCGATCAGAAAATGGACGAAATACTGAAAAAACGAATTAAGATTAAAAGAAAGCACAAGCGTCCATATCTTTACTATTTTGTCAATGAAGAGGACAGGCCGCATTTGGATGGACATGAAGATCACGAATTTATTCCTTCGCCCATTGATCCGGATAGAGGAGTTATATAA
- a CDS encoding phosphoglycolate phosphatase: MVFKALVVDIDGTITNSDRTLDLRVAKKFRELRVPVILSTGNPLCYVHAVARLIGISGMVIAENGGVISTGFDSPSIIADGMEECEEAYDLLSRYFDLEKLDATYRKTEVVLRRGMDVSELRRIVADNGMGVEIIDTGYAVHIKNKKMNKGTGLHTVSELMGIQASDFLAIGDSCNDAEMMREAGLGIAVGNADDEARQAASMITKASFGEGALEAIEYALSNGLLE, translated from the coding sequence ATGGTCTTCAAAGCCCTTGTCGTTGATATTGATGGAACTATAACTAACAGTGACAGGACCCTGGATCTTCGGGTCGCGAAGAAATTCCGTGAGCTCAGGGTTCCGGTCATCTTGTCCACAGGCAATCCTCTCTGTTACGTCCACGCTGTAGCCAGGCTCATCGGCATCAGCGGTATGGTCATTGCAGAGAACGGAGGGGTTATATCTACCGGTTTTGACAGTCCTTCCATCATAGCAGATGGCATGGAAGAATGTGAAGAAGCGTATGATCTGTTATCCCGATATTTTGATCTTGAAAAGCTTGATGCTACATACCGCAAGACTGAGGTCGTACTGCGCAGGGGTATGGATGTGTCAGAGCTTCGCAGGATCGTTGCAGACAACGGTATGGGTGTGGAGATCATTGACACGGGCTATGCCGTTCATATCAAGAACAAGAAAATGAACAAGGGCACAGGGCTTCATACAGTGTCTGAACTGATGGGCATTCAGGCCTCTGATTTTCTGGCTATAGGTGATTCCTGCAATGATGCCGAAATGATGCGCGAGGCAGGCCTTGGTATAGCTGTTGGCAATGCTGATGATGAGGCCAGACAGGCTGCATCCATGATTACGAAAGCCTCATTTGGAGAAGGTGCGCTGGAGGCCATTGAATATGCTCTTTCCAATGGCCTTCTGGAATAA
- a CDS encoding phosphopantetheine adenylyltransferase — translation MGRTAVGGTFEQLHDGHRQLIRKAFETAGDDVLDIGLTSNNMAGEKNRDIPDYPTREKNLTDFIKELGIPKDRYHIQMLTNPYGTTLEDDYDAIVVSPETYPVALKINELRKESGKPEIKIVRIEYVMADDDIPISSTRIVHGEIDVHGHLKPN, via the coding sequence ATGGGAAGAACAGCAGTCGGAGGAACTTTTGAACAACTCCACGACGGACACAGGCAACTGATAAGAAAAGCCTTCGAGACAGCCGGAGACGACGTACTGGACATCGGTCTCACATCCAACAACATGGCCGGAGAAAAGAACCGCGATATCCCCGACTACCCAACCCGAGAGAAGAATCTCACCGATTTTATCAAAGAACTCGGCATCCCGAAAGACCGCTATCATATCCAGATGCTCACCAACCCCTACGGAACCACCCTGGAAGATGACTACGATGCGATCGTGGTCTCCCCCGAGACCTACCCCGTAGCCCTGAAAATCAACGAACTGAGAAAGGAATCCGGCAAGCCCGAGATCAAGATCGTCAGGATAGAATACGTCATGGCCGATGATGACATTCCTATTTCTTCCACAAGGATCGTACACGGAGAGATCGATGTACATGGTCATTTGAAGCCCAATTGA
- a CDS encoding PRC-barrel domain-containing protein, protein MAKVFAKNLSNKQVMATDGTELGILNNIVMDGKTGELEDLIVKPDIGLDTSKYQKDGQYLIVPFEAVSAIKDYIVVDKVLAKGLPYDRL, encoded by the coding sequence ATGGCAAAAGTGTTTGCAAAGAACCTGTCCAACAAACAGGTAATGGCTACTGACGGAACCGAGCTTGGCATATTGAACAACATCGTAATGGATGGAAAGACCGGAGAACTGGAAGACCTTATTGTTAAGCCCGATATTGGTCTTGACACTTCCAAGTACCAGAAAGACGGTCAGTACCTCATTGTGCCTTTTGAAGCGGTAAGCGCGATAAAAGACTATATCGTGGTGGACAAGGTCCTCGCAAAAGGACTCCCATACGATCGTCTGTAA
- a CDS encoding polysaccharide deacetylase family protein: protein MLRKIPFLLLRLTGIPFFFREVLQKKKVSIILFHDIDPDIIDTYLRTLIPKYNIISLKDYIKAKETGTVDELPPKSLIITLDDGHKSNYELKPLLERYNVPATIFLCSGIVDTNRHFWWKQDTGKEYSREHLKRIPNKEKLEILKEFGFEVTKEFEDRQALSKHEIEDMKNMADFQSHTVFHPILPNCTDEEADEEISQSKKELEEKYGFKIYALSYPNGDYSDRDIALAKKAGYTCGITIEPGFNSQDTDLFRLKRASIRDGADINELLVKASGLWWYLRKMMGQ from the coding sequence ATGCTTAGAAAAATACCATTCCTTTTGTTGCGGCTAACAGGAATACCCTTCTTCTTCAGGGAAGTTCTCCAGAAAAAAAAAGTGTCAATCATTCTTTTTCACGATATCGATCCTGACATAATAGACACGTATCTAAGGACGCTAATACCTAAATACAATATTATCTCCCTGAAGGATTATATCAAAGCAAAGGAGACAGGAACGGTTGATGAACTGCCGCCAAAATCATTGATCATAACACTGGATGATGGACATAAGAGCAACTACGAACTCAAACCCCTGCTGGAAAGATATAATGTACCAGCCACTATTTTCCTCTGCAGTGGCATAGTAGATACAAACAGGCATTTTTGGTGGAAACAAGACACAGGTAAGGAATATAGCCGCGAGCATCTGAAAAGGATTCCAAATAAAGAGAAATTGGAGATCTTGAAAGAATTTGGGTTCGAGGTAACAAAAGAGTTTGAGGACAGACAGGCATTATCAAAACATGAGATCGAGGACATGAAGAACATGGCGGACTTCCAGTCCCATACGGTATTCCACCCGATCCTGCCGAACTGTACCGATGAGGAAGCAGACGAGGAGATCTCGCAGTCAAAGAAGGAACTTGAGGAGAAATACGGGTTCAAGATATATGCATTGTCCTATCCAAATGGAGACTACTCGGACCGGGATATAGCACTCGCTAAGAAAGCGGGTTATACGTGTGGGATCACCATTGAGCCGGGATTCAATTCCCAGGATACGGATTTGTTCAGACTGAAACGCGCCAGTATTCGGGATGGGGCAGACATCAACGAACTATTAGTCAAAGCAAGTGGACTGTGGTGGTACCTCAGGAAGATGATGGGACAGTAA